CGAGGTGGCAGCGGCCGAGGGCGTCGTGCTCGTCGACCAGCACGCGCGCTTCACCGAGTGGGGCCACGGCGGGGTGCCGTGGGGGGCTGATGGGCGACCCCTTCCACCCGAACGCCGCCGGCCACGCCGCGCTCGCGCTCGAACTCGCGAATGCACTGGGCATCTGCCCGCAAGCCGGCGTCGGCCGGACGCTGCCCCTGCTCGAGGCGCGCGTCGCCATGGCGCGCCTCGGCGCCTGACGCTTCTCCGCTCCTCCTCCCGCCGCCGCCGCCGCCGCCGAGCCAGCCTCCCGCCGCCGCCGCCGAGCCGGCCTTCCGCCGCCACAACTCCGGAGACAGCAGCCGGATCGGCGTGAATCGCGGGGGTACCGCGGCATCCGCACGTGATCTCCGGAGTTGTGGCGCACAGCCTCACCGAACCCCATCGAAAAAGTTCGGTATTCGGTGTTGCTAAGTACCGGTACTCAGTGTTACTTTGTACCGGTATCCAGCAACACTGAGTACCAACGAAACGAAGGGAGGACCTGATGGGCAAGCAGATGACCGAGATGCTCAAGGGCACTCTGGAGGGCATCGTTCTGGCCCTCCTCGCCGAGCAGCCGGCATACGGGTACGAGATCACCACACGCATCCGAGACCACGGGTTCATCGACATCGCCGAGGGCACGATCTACGCCCTGCTGGTGCGCATCGAGCAGAAGCACCTCGTCGACGTCGAGAAGGTCCCAAGCGAGAAGGGTCCGCCCCGCAAGGTGTACACCCTGAACGCGACGGGCCGGCAGGAGCTCGAAGAGTTCTGGAAGACCTGGAGCTTCCTCGTGCAGCACATCGAACGGCTCAACACGAGCACGACCACCCCCACGAAGACCGAGGAGAACTGACAATGGCCGCCAAGTGGATCGAAGCGATCACCGGATCGCTCGAAGAGAAGAAGCAGTACAAGCAGGCTCAGGCCCGCATCAACGCCCTTCCGGAGCCGTACCGCGAGATGGCGAAGGCGCAGCAGCGCTACAACATGTACTACGGCGGGGTCACCGACGGCGACGTCATCGTGAAGATGTTCCTCGACATCGCCGACCTGTGGGAGCGCGCTGCGATCGACGGCACCCCGGTCAGCGCGATCGTCGGCGACGACCCTGTCGAGTTCGCCGAGAACTACGCCGCGGCGTACGGCGGCCGACAGTGGATCGACAAGGAGCGCGCCCGCCTCATCAAGGCGTTCGACGACGCGAAGAAGAAGGAGGAATCATGACGGATGCAGCCATCTCGGTGCGCGGCATCGAGAAGTCCTACAAAGACCTGCACGTGCTGCGAGGAGTCGACTTCGAGGTCCAGAAGGGCTCGATCTTCGCCCTCCTCGGCTCGAACGGCGCGGGGAAGACCACCATGGTCCGCATCCTCTCGACGCTCCTGAAGTCGGATGCCGGCACCGCCACCGTGCAGGGTGTCGACGTTGCGGCCGATCCGCTCGCCGTGCGCCAGCGGATCAGCCTCACCGGGCAGTTCGCCGCCGTCGACGAGATCCTCACCGGGCGCGAGAACCTGGTGCTCGTCGCGAAGCTGCGCCACCTTCCTGACGCAGATCGGGTGGCTGACCTTCTGCTGGCGACGTTCCGCCTGACGGATGCCGGCGCACGCAAGGTCGGCACGTACTCCGGAGGGATGCGGCGCCGTCTCGACATCGCCATGAGCCTGGTCGGACATCCCGAGGTCATCTACCTCGACGAGCCCACCACGGGCCTCGACCCCGAGGCGCGCATCGAGGTGTGGAGCGTCATCAAGGAACTCGCCCAGACCGGAACCACCGTGCTGCTGACCACGCAGTACCTCGACGAGGCGGAGCAGCTGGCCGACCGCATCGCGATCCTCCACGAGGGCCGGATCATCGCGAACGGCACCCTCGCCGAGCTCAAGCGGCTGCTGCCGGCCGCGAAGGTCGAGTACGTCGAGAAGCAGCCCACCCTCGAGGAGATCTTCCTCACTCTCATCGGCCCGCAGGCGGGGTCGTCCACCGGAAAGGAGAACGCAGCATGAGCACGCACTTCGTCGCAGACACCGCGACGCTCACCGGCCGGTCGATGCGGCACATCTTCCGCAGCGCCGACACCATCATCACCACGGCGGTCACCCCGATCGCGCTGATGTTGCTGTTCGTGTTCGTCTTCGGAGGGGCGCTCAAACAGAGCATCGGCTCCGAGAACTACGTCAACTACCTGCTCCCCGGCATCCTGCTGATCGCGGTCGCATCCGGCATCGCCTACACGGCGTTCCGCCTGTTCAACGATCTGCAGAGCGGCATCTTCGAGCGGTTCCACTCCATGCCGATCGCCCGATCGAGCGTGCTGTGGGCTCACGTGCTCACCTCGCTCGTCGCGAACGCGATCACCCTGGCGATCATCTTCGCGGTCGGGTTCCTGATGGGATTCCGCACCGGAGCCGGTCCCCTGGCGTGGCTGGCCGTCATCGGCATCCTGCTGCTGTTCACCCTGGCGCTCACCTGGTTGGCGATCATCGCCGGCCTCAGCGCCAAGACGATCGACGGAGCCACGGCGTTCTCGTACCCGCTGATCTTCCTCCCGTTCATCAGCTCGGCGTTCGTGCCGACCGAGACGATGCCGGGGCCGGTACGGTGGTTCGCCGAGAACCAGCCGGTCACCTCGATCGTGAACAGCATCCAGGCGCTGTTCGCCGAGAAGCCGGTCGGCAACGACATCTGGGTGGCACTCGCATGGTGCGTCGGCATCCTCGTCGTCGCCTACGTGTTCGCGATCATCGCCTACCGCAAGAAGGTCAGTTGAACGTCTGCAGTGAGACGGAACGCTCCGTCCGGGCCCCGCGCCCGGCCGGGGCGTTTCGCCGCGCTCGGCGTCGGCCTGAGCTCCGGCCGGTTGGCACCCTTCCCACCTTCGTGATCTACCGCAGCCCGAGAGGGCCGAGCACCACGGCCTGCCGTGTGCGCACCCAGACCCCGGCGCCCTCCCGGCGCTCTGCCCTGGTCGCGAAGCGGTAGCGGTACGACACCGCGCGCACCCAGCGGGGCGGCTCGCCCTCGAACGGATCGGTGCGCAGCAGCGCGAGGGTCGGAGCATCCGCCTCGAGCAGCCGCAGCAGGAACACCGTGAACCAGTCGTCGAGTGAGCGCCCGAGCGGCAGGAACCACATCAGCCAGTCGAGGCGCAGATGGTACGGGGCGAACTGGCGGGGGATGCGGCGCACATCACCGGGCTTGCCCTTGAACTCGTACTCCCGCCACAGCAGGCCGTCGTCATCGACCGACCCCTCGACGACGATCTCGACACGCTCCTTCGTCACGGTGCCGAAGGCCCCATACGCATTGCCGATCTGCCAGCGGTTGAAGCTCGCGTTCATCAGCTGGCGGCGCGCGAACAGATTCCGCAGCGCGGGCCAGCTGAGAGCCACGACGAGCAGACCGACGGCACTCGTGATCACGAGCCAGTACAGCGGGATGCCGGGCCAGAGCGGCCACTCCGCGCCACCCTGTGGGGGTCCGGCCCGCTTCTCCGTCGCCTCCACGGCGCCGATTCCCGGCATCCCGATCGCCGAGAAGGCGATCACGATCGTCACCCAGTTCAGCCAGGCGAAGTTGCCGGTGGCGACCAGCCACACCTGGGTCGCGATCATGATCGCCGCGGCGACCGCCCCGATGATCTGCGGCACAGGGCCCGGTATCCAGATCGAGAGCAGCGGCGCGAACACGAAGAACGGCACGACCAGCTGCGCGAAGTGATTGCCCACGACCTCGATCCGGTGGAACCATCGCGGCAGCAGATGCGCCTGACGACTGAGCGGGCCGGGCATCGGCTGCGTCTCGTGGTGGTAGTTCAGCGCTGTGAGGTCGCGCCACTCCCGACCGCCGCGGATCTTGATCATCCCGGCACCGAACTCGACACGGAACAGCAGCCACCAGAACAGCACGATCACGACCGTGGGAGGCGGCTGGTCGGCCGAACCGAGGAAGGCGGCCAGGAAGCCGGCCTCGAGCAGCAGCATCTCCCATCCGAAGGAGTAGAACGTCTGCCCGATGCTCACCACGGACATGTATCCGAGCCACAGCACGATGGAGCACAGCATCGGCACCCACGGCGGGCCGAGCTGCGGGATGCCGACGACGAGCGCCGCCGCGACCACGATGCCCGCCGCACAGAGCAGCAGGAGGCGCCGATCCGAGTAGCGCAGATACAGGAAGACGGTGGGATGCAGCATCCGCCGTCTCGATTTCTTCGTCCCGACCCAGTCGAGCAGCATCGGCGCCGGGAGGAGCCCCCGCTCGCCGAGGAGCGGCCGGAACTGGTTCAGCGTCGAGACGAAGGCGACGAGGTAGAGCGCCGCGATCCCCCGCTGCAGCACCTCACGGGCGAACCCGAAGTCGACCGCCGCGAACCCCTCCATAGGCACAGGCTACGCCCCGACCCACTCGGCGAAAGAGGGGCTTGTGCATCGCCCTGACAGGCTGCGAACGCCGCGATGGGCGGAGGATCCGTGACAGATCCTCCGCCCATCGGGGAGAAGTCCGCCCAGCGCGTGGGCGGTTCACAGGGGTCAGGTCAGCTGACGACCCAGTCGAAGTCGTCGCCGTGCTCCTCGAGCCAGGCGTCGACGGCATCCGCTTCCTTGCCCTCGCCGTACTCGTTGACGACCAGGTCCTCGAGCGAGCCGTACTGCTCGTCGTCGAGCTTGATCTGCTCGATCAGCTCAGCGGCCTCGGGGAACTCCTCGGCGAAGCCCTTCGTGCCGAGGAAGTGCAGCCGCTCGGCCTCGCCCATCGCGCCCTTGGGGTCTTCGAGATCCTTCAGCGGGAAGGCGTCGTTGGCCCAGAACGGACGCCACAGCGTCACGACGATGTCCTCTTCCTTGTCGGTCGCGGACTTCAGCTCGGTGAGCATCGCCGCGGTCGACGAGGTGACGAGCTCGTACTCGGAGTCGAGGCCGTACTCGGGCATCATCTTCTGGGTCTGGGCGGTGAGACCGGCACCGGGCTCGATGCCGAAGATCTTGCCGTCGAACTCGGCACCCTTCCCCGCGAGGTCCTCGATCGAGGTCAGGTCGGAGTACTCGGGGACGGCGAGCGTCAGCTTGGCGTTGTCGTAGTACGCGCCGAGATCCTCGATGTCGTCGCCGTACTGGTCCATGTAGGACTTGTGGGTCAGCTCGGGCCAGGCCGACGGGTAGATGTCGACGTCGCCCTGCGCGAGACCGGTGTACAGCGGACCCGCCTCGGTGAGCGTCTTCATCTCGACCGTGTAGCCGATCTTCTCGAGCTGGTCCTGCAGCAGGTAGGCGGTGCTCAGGCCGTCGGTCCACGACGGCAGGAAGCCGAGCGTGATCGTGCCCTTGTCGCCGGAGCCGGAGTCGGAGCCGGCGTCGCCGCCGCCGGTGCCGCCCATGCCGTCGCCGCTGCAGCCGGCGAGGGTGAGGGTCGCTGCGGCGCCGATCGCCGCGATGGTCAGGAGCTTCTTCTTCATGTGTGTCTCTCTCGTTCCGTATATGTGTGCTGTGTTGCTGTGTACTGCGTGTTCTCTTGTGCGGAAGGGATGAGTCAGTGCACGCCGCCGCCGACGGCGGTACGCGTGGATGCCTCGGCCTCGGCCTCGGCGGACGCGTCCTGCGCGGGGGCTGCTGCGGTCTGGGTCGCTGCCGGCGTCGGCGCGGATGCCGAAGCGGATGCCGCGGCGAGGCGTCGCTGCGTGCGGCGACGCGCCAGCATCCCGAGCAGCGACGAGCGGTTGCTGCCCAGGTCGCCCAGCGCCGCGGTGACGCGGTCGAGGAAGACGGCGATGAGCACGACGCCCAGCCCCGCCTCGACGCCCTTGGCGATGTTGATGGTCGAGATCGCCTCGACGACGATCTTACCGAGGCCGTCGGCGCCTGCCATGCCGGCGATGACCGCCATCGACAGGGCCAGCATGATGACCTGGTTGACCCCGGCGAGGATCGTGGGCATCGCGAGCGGAAGCTGGATGCCGCGCAGGATCTGCCCCGGCTTGGCACCGAACGCCTGACCCGCTTCGACGGTCTCGGAGTCGACACCGCGGATGCCGAGCTCGGTCAGTCGCACACCGGGAGGCAGCGCGAAGATCACCGTGGCGACGAGGCCCGGCACGACGCCGATGCTGAAGAACACGATGGCCGGGATCAGGTAGACGAAGGCGGGCATCGTCTGCATGAAGTCGAGCACGGGCTTCAACACCGCGCGGACCGTGGCGTTGCGCGCCGACCAGATGCCCAGGGGCACGGCGATCAGCACGGCGATCACCGCGGCGACGAGCACGAGGGCGAGGGTCTGCATCGCCGGCACCCACAGGTTCATGGCGACGATCAGGGCGAACGAGACGACCGTCCCGATCGCGAGCTGCCACGAGCGGACGAGCCAGGCGATCAGCGCAGCCACCACGATGATCACGATGAAGTGCGGGCTGAGCAGGGCTCGGGTGAGGCCGTCGACGAGGAAGCTGACGACGAAGGAGATGACGTCGAGCAGACCGTCGAGGTTCGTCTTGATCCAGTCGACGCCCGTGGCGACCCAGGTGCCGAGGGGGATGCGGAAGCCGTCCATCAGCGCACCTCCCCTGCCGTCGCGGCGTCCGCCGGGTCGGCGGTCCACCCGTCGTCGAGCACCGCATCGATCTCGGCCTGCGGCATGGGCAGCAGCGGCAGAGTGAGCTCGCCGGTGGCACCGGGGCCCGGGCCCAGGGCCGCGAGCAGGGTGATGCGCGGGATGACGCCCACGAGTCGGTTCTCCGCGTCGACCACCGCGAGCGGCAGCGGCGACTCGACCGAGGGGATGAACAGGTTCATGAGGACCTCGTCCTTGCTGA
This genomic interval from Microbacterium hydrocarbonoxydans contains the following:
- a CDS encoding ABC transporter ATP-binding protein, translating into MTDAAISVRGIEKSYKDLHVLRGVDFEVQKGSIFALLGSNGAGKTTMVRILSTLLKSDAGTATVQGVDVAADPLAVRQRISLTGQFAAVDEILTGRENLVLVAKLRHLPDADRVADLLLATFRLTDAGARKVGTYSGGMRRRLDIAMSLVGHPEVIYLDEPTTGLDPEARIEVWSVIKELAQTGTTVLLTTQYLDEAEQLADRIAILHEGRIIANGTLAELKRLLPAAKVEYVEKQPTLEEIFLTLIGPQAGSSTGKENAA
- a CDS encoding DUF1048 domain-containing protein — encoded protein: MAAKWIEAITGSLEEKKQYKQAQARINALPEPYREMAKAQQRYNMYYGGVTDGDVIVKMFLDIADLWERAAIDGTPVSAIVGDDPVEFAENYAAAYGGRQWIDKERARLIKAFDDAKKKEES
- a CDS encoding ABC transporter permease, producing MSTHFVADTATLTGRSMRHIFRSADTIITTAVTPIALMLLFVFVFGGALKQSIGSENYVNYLLPGILLIAVASGIAYTAFRLFNDLQSGIFERFHSMPIARSSVLWAHVLTSLVANAITLAIIFAVGFLMGFRTGAGPLAWLAVIGILLLFTLALTWLAIIAGLSAKTIDGATAFSYPLIFLPFISSAFVPTETMPGPVRWFAENQPVTSIVNSIQALFAEKPVGNDIWVALAWCVGILVVAYVFAIIAYRKKVS
- a CDS encoding glycine betaine ABC transporter substrate-binding protein, which encodes MKKKLLTIAAIGAAATLTLAGCSGDGMGGTGGGDAGSDSGSGDKGTITLGFLPSWTDGLSTAYLLQDQLEKIGYTVEMKTLTEAGPLYTGLAQGDVDIYPSAWPELTHKSYMDQYGDDIEDLGAYYDNAKLTLAVPEYSDLTSIEDLAGKGAEFDGKIFGIEPGAGLTAQTQKMMPEYGLDSEYELVTSSTAAMLTELKSATDKEEDIVVTLWRPFWANDAFPLKDLEDPKGAMGEAERLHFLGTKGFAEEFPEAAELIEQIKLDDEQYGSLEDLVVNEYGEGKEADAVDAWLEEHGDDFDWVVS
- a CDS encoding PadR family transcriptional regulator, with protein sequence MGKQMTEMLKGTLEGIVLALLAEQPAYGYEITTRIRDHGFIDIAEGTIYALLVRIEQKHLVDVEKVPSEKGPPRKVYTLNATGRQELEEFWKTWSFLVQHIERLNTSTTTPTKTEEN
- a CDS encoding lipase maturation factor family protein, which gives rise to MEGFAAVDFGFAREVLQRGIAALYLVAFVSTLNQFRPLLGERGLLPAPMLLDWVGTKKSRRRMLHPTVFLYLRYSDRRLLLLCAAGIVVAAALVVGIPQLGPPWVPMLCSIVLWLGYMSVVSIGQTFYSFGWEMLLLEAGFLAAFLGSADQPPPTVVIVLFWWLLFRVEFGAGMIKIRGGREWRDLTALNYHHETQPMPGPLSRQAHLLPRWFHRIEVVGNHFAQLVVPFFVFAPLLSIWIPGPVPQIIGAVAAAIMIATQVWLVATGNFAWLNWVTIVIAFSAIGMPGIGAVEATEKRAGPPQGGAEWPLWPGIPLYWLVITSAVGLLVVALSWPALRNLFARRQLMNASFNRWQIGNAYGAFGTVTKERVEIVVEGSVDDDGLLWREYEFKGKPGDVRRIPRQFAPYHLRLDWLMWFLPLGRSLDDWFTVFLLRLLEADAPTLALLRTDPFEGEPPRWVRAVSYRYRFATRAERREGAGVWVRTRQAVVLGPLGLR
- a CDS encoding ABC transporter permease, which gives rise to MDGFRIPLGTWVATGVDWIKTNLDGLLDVISFVVSFLVDGLTRALLSPHFIVIIVVAALIAWLVRSWQLAIGTVVSFALIVAMNLWVPAMQTLALVLVAAVIAVLIAVPLGIWSARNATVRAVLKPVLDFMQTMPAFVYLIPAIVFFSIGVVPGLVATVIFALPPGVRLTELGIRGVDSETVEAGQAFGAKPGQILRGIQLPLAMPTILAGVNQVIMLALSMAVIAGMAGADGLGKIVVEAISTINIAKGVEAGLGVVLIAVFLDRVTAALGDLGSNRSSLLGMLARRRTQRRLAAASASASAPTPAATQTAAAPAQDASAEAEAEASTRTAVGGGVH